A window from Rhea pennata isolate bPtePen1 chromosome 1, bPtePen1.pri, whole genome shotgun sequence encodes these proteins:
- the CREG1 gene encoding protein CREG1: MVPLLLLCAAALPLAARGAIPAPEEAARMARFVLHNCDWGALATLSTQEGLRGHPFANIFSLSDGVPGPHGGSGVPYLYLTDMEISVQDLEVNSNASLTVSLAQTPYCKKHNYDPQNPLCAHIIFCGNIVKVNDSEASLAKKALFSRHPEMESWPKDHNWFFAKFNITNIWVLDYFGGLKIVTPEEYYSVKP, from the exons ATGGTGCCGTTGCTGCTCCTGTGCGCGGCGGCGCTACCGCTGGCGGCCCGCGGGGCCATCCCGGCACCGGAGGAGGCGGCGCGCATGGCGCGCTTCGTGCTGCACAACTGCGACTGGGGCGCGCTGGCCACCCTCTCCACGCAGGAGGGGCTGCGCGGTCACCCCTTCGCCAACATCTTCTCCCTCAGCGACGGCGTCCCGGGGCCGCACGGCGGCAGCGGCGTCCCCTACCTCTACCTCACCGACATGGAGATCTCCGTGCAGGACCTGGAG GTCAATTCAAATGCCTCCTTAACTGTGTCTTTGGCACAGACTCCTTACTGCAAGAAGCACAACTATGATCCCCAGAATCCCCTTTGTGCCCACATAATCTTCTGTGGAAATATTGTAAAG GTGAATGATTCAGAAGCGAGCTtagcaaaaaaagcattattcAGTCGCCACCCTGAGATGGAAAGTTGGCCTAAGGATCACAACTGGTTCTTTGCCAAATTCAACATCACCAATATTTGGGTCCTGGACTACTTTGGTGGACTGAAAATTGTGACACCAGAAGAATATTACAGTGTCAAGCCTTAG